From Candidatus Sphingomonas colombiensis, one genomic window encodes:
- a CDS encoding YnfA family protein: MTALVYLAAALAEIGGCFAFWAWLRLGKSPIWLAPGIVSLMLFAWLLTRVDSDAAGRAYAAYGGVYICASLIWLWAVEGVRPDRWDAGGAALCLIGTCVILLGPRTA, encoded by the coding sequence ATGACGGCGCTCGTATATCTGGCGGCAGCTCTGGCCGAAATTGGGGGGTGCTTTGCCTTCTGGGCTTGGCTGCGGCTGGGAAAATCGCCCATCTGGCTTGCTCCAGGCATTGTGTCCTTGATGCTGTTCGCTTGGCTACTGACGCGCGTGGACAGCGATGCGGCTGGGCGGGCCTATGCTGCCTATGGCGGCGTCTACATTTGCGCATCGCTGATTTGGTTGTGGGCCGTCGAGGGGGTAAGGCCTGATCGCTGGGACGCCGGTGGAGCGGCGCTCTGCCTGATCGGCACTTGTGTCATTCTCCTTGGCCCAAGGACTGCTTGA
- a CDS encoding arsenic transporter — protein sequence MLLALAIFVGTIALVIWQPKGLGIGWSALGGAAIALLVGVVSLSDVPVVWGIVWNATATFVAIIIVSLLLDEAGFFEWAALHVARWGQGHGRRLFVLIVLLGAAVSALFANDGAALILTPIVIAMLRALGYKDKATLAFVMAAGFIADTASLPLIVSNLVNIVSADFFRIGFADYASVMVPVNLASIAATLVALLLFFRRDIPASYDVAQLRAPGDAIRDHATFKAGWVVLALLLAGFFLLEPLGVPVSAVAAAGAILLLIIAARGHVIQTRKVLAGAPWQVVIFSLGMYLVVYGLRNAGLTDHLASLLDRTAQGGVWGAAFGTGILAALLSSVMNNMPTVLVGALSIDATHATGAIKEAMIYANVIGCDLGPKITPIGSLATLLWLHVLGQKGIRIGWGYYFKVGATLTIPVLLVTLAALAIRISIT from the coding sequence ATGCTGCTCGCGCTCGCTATCTTCGTCGGCACGATCGCGCTCGTCATCTGGCAGCCCAAGGGCCTCGGCATCGGATGGAGCGCACTGGGCGGAGCGGCGATCGCGCTGCTCGTTGGGGTCGTCTCGCTCTCCGACGTGCCGGTGGTGTGGGGGATCGTCTGGAACGCGACCGCGACGTTCGTCGCGATCATCATCGTCAGCCTGTTGCTCGATGAAGCCGGGTTCTTCGAATGGGCGGCGCTCCACGTCGCGCGCTGGGGCCAAGGGCATGGTCGCCGGCTGTTCGTGCTGATCGTGCTGCTTGGCGCGGCGGTGTCGGCGCTGTTCGCCAATGATGGCGCGGCCTTGATCCTGACGCCGATCGTCATCGCGATGCTGCGCGCGCTGGGATACAAGGACAAGGCGACGCTGGCGTTCGTGATGGCTGCGGGGTTCATCGCCGATACCGCCAGCCTGCCGCTGATCGTCTCCAACCTGGTCAACATCGTGTCGGCCGATTTCTTCCGGATCGGCTTTGCCGATTATGCGTCGGTCATGGTGCCGGTCAATCTGGCGTCGATCGCCGCGACGCTGGTCGCGCTGCTGCTGTTCTTTCGGCGCGACATACCGGCGAGCTACGATGTGGCGCAGCTCCGTGCGCCCGGTGATGCAATCCGCGACCATGCCACGTTCAAGGCGGGCTGGGTCGTCCTTGCTCTACTGCTCGCCGGCTTTTTCCTGCTCGAACCCCTCGGCGTGCCGGTCAGCGCCGTAGCCGCTGCCGGCGCAATCCTCCTGCTCATCATCGCCGCGCGCGGTCACGTCATCCAGACGCGCAAGGTGTTGGCCGGCGCACCGTGGCAGGTCGTGATCTTCTCGCTCGGCATGTACCTGGTCGTCTACGGCCTGAGGAATGCTGGCTTGACCGATCATCTTGCCAGCCTGCTTGATCGCACCGCGCAAGGCGGCGTGTGGGGCGCGGCGTTCGGCACCGGCATCCTCGCCGCGCTGCTGTCGTCGGTGATGAACAATATGCCGACCGTTCTGGTGGGCGCGCTGTCGATCGACGCGACGCACGCCACGGGCGCGATCAAGGAAGCCATGATCTACGCCAACGTCATCGGCTGCGACCTCGGTCCCAAGATTACGCCGATCGGCTCGCTCGCGACGCTGCTGTGGCTGCATGTTCTTGGGCAAAAGGGCATCCGGATCGGTTGGGGTTATTACTTCAAGGTCGGCGCAACGCTGACTATTCCGGTGCTGTTGGTCACGCTCGCCGCGCTCGCAATCAGGATCAGCATTACATGA